A window of the Triplophysa rosa linkage group LG23, Trosa_1v2, whole genome shotgun sequence genome harbors these coding sequences:
- the eef1e1 gene encoding eukaryotic translation elongation factor 1 epsilon-1 isoform X1 — protein sequence MALRELSSLEKCLGLKKPTKYSTQGERKVPVLQNNNGAALVGLVTIASHLVHEAKKAELLGNSAEDRAVVQQWLEYRIARVDNCPKDELKVILKELNQYLGDKVYLAGNVFTLADILMYYGIHHIVVELAIQEKERFLNITRWFDHIQHYPGVRHHLPPVVVLRNRVYPSGHH from the exons ATGGCGTTACGGGAGCTGAGTTCGCTAGAGAAATGTTTAGGATTAAAGAAGCCTACTAAATACAGCACACAGGGAGAGAGGAAG GTTCCTGTTCTCCAGAACAACAATGGAGCAGCATTGGTTGGTCTGGTCACCATAGCGTCTCATCTGGTTCATGAGGCCAAAAAAGCAGAGCTGCTGGGAAACAGTGCTGAAGACAGAGCTGTGGTCCAACAGTGGCTCGAATACAGAATAGCACGAGTGGACAACTGTCCGAAAGATGAGCTCAAAGTTATCCTGAAG gaACTTAACCAGTACCTGGGGGACAAAGTTTATCTAGCTGGGAATGTCTTCACGCTGGCGGACATCCTGATGTACTATGGGATTCACCACATTGTT GTGGAATTGGCTATACAGGAGAAAGAGCGTTTTCTGAACATCACCAGATGGTTTGATCACATCCAGCATTACCCAGGCGTAAGGCACCATCTGCCTCCTGTGGTCGTTCTGAGGAACAGAGTTTACCCAAGTGGTCACCACTAA
- the eef1e1 gene encoding eukaryotic translation elongation factor 1 epsilon-1 isoform X2: MALRELSSLEKCLGLKKPTKYSTQGERKVPVLQNNNGAALVGLVTIASHLVHEAKKAELLGNSAEDRAVVQQWLEYRIARVDNCPKDELKVILKVGSGPDTMILAVGDALHTVSIRLLKSLFRISDCLILTSFTPTCSTTAPRNLTSTWGTKFI, from the exons ATGGCGTTACGGGAGCTGAGTTCGCTAGAGAAATGTTTAGGATTAAAGAAGCCTACTAAATACAGCACACAGGGAGAGAGGAAG GTTCCTGTTCTCCAGAACAACAATGGAGCAGCATTGGTTGGTCTGGTCACCATAGCGTCTCATCTGGTTCATGAGGCCAAAAAAGCAGAGCTGCTGGGAAACAGTGCTGAAGACAGAGCTGTGGTCCAACAGTGGCTCGAATACAGAATAGCACGAGTGGACAACTGTCCGAAAGATGAGCTCAAAGTTATCCTGAAG gtaggaagcggccctgatacgatgatcctcgccgtgggcgatgcattgcataccgtctcgatcagactcctgaagtccctcttcaggatctccgactgcctcatcctgacgtcattcacccccacgtgcagcacgacagctccgag gaACTTAACCAGTACCTGGGGGACAAAGTTTATCTAG